A genomic stretch from Mus pahari chromosome 6, PAHARI_EIJ_v1.1, whole genome shotgun sequence includes:
- the Plekhg5 gene encoding pleckstrin homology domain-containing family G member 5 isoform X2: MEDQSPAEEKGLRCQNPACMDKGRAAKVCHHADCQQLHHRGPLNLCETCDSKFHSAMHYDGHVRFDLPPPGSVLARNVSTRSCPPRTSPAADLEEEEEGGTDGKGDRKSAGLKISKKKARRRHTDDPSKECFTLKFDLNVDVETEIVPAMKKKSLGEVLLPVFERKGIALGKVDIYLDQSNTPLSLTFEAYRFGGHYLRVKAKPGDEGKVEQGVKDSKSLSLPALRPSGAGPPVSERVNPQSRRESSLDILAPGRRRKNMSEFLGEASIPGQEPPAPSSCSLPVGSSGGTSSGSNESWKNRAASRFSGFFSSGPSTSAFGREVDKMEQLESKLHAYSLFGLPRMPRRLRFDHDSWEEEEEDDEEDEESSGLRLEDSWRELTDGHEKLTRRQCHQQEAVWELLHTEVSYIRKLRVITNLFLCCLLNLQESGLLCEVEAERLFSNIPEIARLHRGLWGSVMVPVLEKARRTRALLQPSDFLKGFKMFGSLFKPYIRYCMEEEGCMEYMRGLLRDNDLFRAYVTWAEKHQQCQRLKLSDMLAKPHQRLTKYPLLLKSVLRKTDEPRTKEAIVTMISSVERFIHHVNTCMRQRQERQRLAGVVSRIDAYEVVEGSNDEVDKLLKEFLHLDLTAPMPGTSPEETRQLLLEGSLRMKEGKDSKMDVYCFLFTDVLLVTKAVKKAERTKVIRPPLLVDKIVCRELRDPGSFLLIYLNEFHSAVGAYTFQASSQALCRSWVDTIYNAQNQLQQLRAQLCAQEHPGSQHLQSLEEEEDEQEEEEGEDSGTSAASSPTILRKSSNSLDSEHCASDGSTETLAMVVVEPGETLSSPEFEGGPFSSQSDETSLSNTASSVTPTSELLPLGPVDGRSCSMDSAYGTLSPTSLQDFVAPHPVVQPAPVPQTPSPQPSPRLRRRTPVQLLPHPPHLLKSKSEASLLQLLSGTATRVVPPAPSRSLSELCLITMTPGVRTQIPLQEGGPGWNGPGVCDPCHGPQLSESENRPSHGTGGPGPADSAGRRCREMPSGAVPRVQPEPPSGVSAQHRKLTLAQLYRIRTTLLLNSTLTASEV; encoded by the exons ATGG AAGACCAGAGCCCTGCAGAGGAGAAGGGACTGCGCTGCCAGAACCCAGCCTGCATGGACAAGGGCCGGGCCGCCAAG GTATGCCATCATGCCGACTGCCAACAGCTGCACCACCGGGGGCCTCTCAACCTGTGTGAGACCTGTGATAGCAAGTTCCACAGCGCCATGCACTACGACGGGCATGTCCGATTTGACCTGCCCCCACCAG GCTCTGTCCTGGCCCGGAATGTTTCCACCCGTTCCTGTCCTCCCCGCACCAGCCCTGCTGCAgacctggaggaagaagaggaaggcgGTACCGACGGAAAAGG GGACCGGAAGAGCGCAGGCCTAAAAATCtctaagaagaaagcaaggaggcGGCACACGGAT GACCCTAGCAAGGAGTGCTTCACCTTGAAATTTGACCTGAACGTGGACGTCGAAACAGAAATTGTGCCAGCCATGAAGAAGAAGTCACTGGG GGAAGTGTTGCTGCCTGTGTTTGAGAGGAAGGGCATCGCGCTGGGCAAAGTGGACATCTACCTGGATCAATCCAACACACCCCTGTCCCTCACCTTCGAGGCCTACAGGTTTGGAGGACACTACCTGCGGGTCAAAG CCAAACCCGGGGACGAGGGCAAGGTGGAACAGGGAGTGAAGGATTCCAAGTCCCTCAGTCTACCAGCCCTGAGGCCCAGTGGGGCTGGGCCCCCCGTGTCGGAACGTGTGAACCCTCAGAGCCGCCGAGAGAGCAGTCTGGACATCTTG GCCCCTGGCCGCCGTCGCAAGAACATGTCTGAATTCCTGGGGGAGGCAAGCATCCCTGGGCAGGAGCCCCCTGCACCTTCCAGCTGTTCTCTGCCCGTTGGCAGCAGTGGGGGTACCAGCAGTGGCAGCAACGAGAGCTGGAAGAACCGGGCGGCCAGTCGCTTCAGCGGCTTCTTCAGCTCCGGCCCTAGCACCAGTGCCTTTGGCCGG GAGGTAGACAAGATGGAACAGCTGGAGAGCAAGCTACACGCCTACAGCCTTTTTGGACTACCCCGGATGCCCAGGAGGCTGCGCTTTGACCATGACtcctgggaggaggaagaggaagatgatgaggaggatgaagagagtTCAGGCCTGAGGCTGGAGGACAGCTGGAGGGAGCTCACTGACGGGCATGAG AAGCTGACCAGGCGGCAGTGCCACCAACAGGAGGCAGTGTGGGAACTCCTTCACACAGAAGTCTCCTACATCAGGAAACTACGTGTGATCACCAAC ctgTTCCTGTGTTGTCTTCTTAACCTGCAAGAGTCGGGGCTCCTGTGTGAG GTTGAGGCTGAGCGCTTGTTCAGCAACATCCCTGAGATCGCCAGGCTGCACCGCGGGCTGTGGGGCAGCGTGATGGTGCCGGTGCTGGAGAAGGCGCGGCGGACGCGGGCGCTGCTGCAGCCCAGCGACTTTCTCAAAGGCTTCAAGATG TTCGGCTCACTCTTCAAGCCATACATCCGATACTGTATGGAAGAGGAGGGCTGTATGGAGTACATGCGCGGCCTGCTGCGTGACAACGATCTGTTCCGGGCATATGTCACG TGGGCAGAGAAGCACCAGCAGTGCCAGCGGCTGAAGCTGAGTGACATGCTGGCCAAGCCCCACCAGCGGCTCACCAAATACCCACTGCTGCTCAAGTCGGTGCTGAGGAAGACGGATGAGCCCCGCACCAAGGAAGCCATCGTCACCATG ATCAGCTCTGTAGAACGCTTCATACACCACGTGAACACGTGCATGCGGCAGCGGCAGGAACGGCAGCGCCTGGCGGGGGTGGTGAGCCGGATTGATGCCTACGAGGTTGTGGAGGGCAGCAACGATGAGGTGGATAAG ctcctgaAGGAATTTCTACATCTGGACCTGACAGCACCCATGCCTGGAACCTCCCCGGAAGAGACCCGGCAGCTGCTGCTGGAAGGGAGCCTGAGGATGAAGGAGGGGAAAGATAGCAAG ATGGATGTGTACTGCTTCCTGTTCACTGACGTACTCTTGGTGACCAAGGCCgtgaagaaagcagagagaacgAAGGTCATCAGGCCACCGCTACTGGTGGACAAGATTGTGTGCCGGGAACTTCGGGACCCTG GTTCCTTCCTCCTCATCTACCTGAATGAGTTCCACAGTGCCGTGGGGGCCTACACTTTCCAGGCCAGCAGCCAGGCCTTGTGCCGGAGCTGGGTGGACACTATTTACAACGCACAG AACCAGCTGCAGCAGCTGCGGGCACAGCTGTGTGCACAGGAGCACCCAGGCAGCCAGCACTTGCAGAgcctggaagaggaggaggacgagcaggaggaggaggagggtgaagacAGCGGTACCTCAgctgccagctctcccaccatCCTTCGAAAGAGCAGCAACAGCCTCGACTCTGAGCACTG CGCCTCAGATGGCTCCACTGAGACTCTGGCCATGGTTGTGGTAGAGCCTGGGGAGACATTGTCTTCCCCAGAGTTTGAAGGTGGTCCCTTCAGCTCCCAGTCGGATGAGACCTCTCTTAGTAACACTGCTTCGTCGGTCACTCCCACCAGCGAGCTGCTGCCCCTGGGCCCCGTGGACGGCCGCTCTTGCTCCATGGACTCCGCCTACGGCACCCTATCCCCCACTTCCCTTCAAGACTTTGTGGCTCCACACCCCGTGGTCCAGCCAGCTCCTGTGCCTCAGaccccctctccccagccctcacccCGCCTCCGCCGTCGCACTCCTGTCCAGCTGCTCCCTCACCCGCCCCACCTGCTCAAGTCCAAATCCGAGGCTAGCCTCCTACAGTTACTGTCAGGAACCGCCACCCGCGTCGTGCCCCCGGCTCCCAGCCGCAGCCTGTCAGAACTGTGCCTGATCACTATGACCCCTGGGGTTAGGACTCAGATCCCCCTTCAGGAAGGTGGTCCTGGCTGGAATGGTCCAGGGGTGTGTGACCCCTGCCATGGCCCTCAATTGTCAGAATCTGAGAACAGACCCAGCCACGGGACTGGGGGACCTGGACCTGCAGATTCTGCCGGAAGGAGATGCAGAGAGATGCCTTCTGGGGCTGTGCCCAGGGTGCAGCCCGAACCTCCCTCAGGGGTCTCTGCTCAACACAGGAAGCTGACCCTGGCCCAGCTCTACCGGATCAGGACTACCCTGCTGCTTAACTCCACGCTCACTGCCTC GGAGGTGTGA
- the Plekhg5 gene encoding pleckstrin homology domain-containing family G member 5 isoform X4 — MEDQSPAEEKGLRCQNPACMDKGRAAKVCHHADCQQLHHRGPLNLCETCDSKFHSAMHYDGHVRFDLPPPGSVLARNVSTRSCPPRTSPAADLEEEEEGGTDGKGDRKSAGLKISKKKARRRHTDDPSKECFTLKFDLNVDVETEIVPAMKKKSLGEVLLPVFERKGIALGKVDIYLDQSNTPLSLTFEAYRFGGHYLRVKAKPGDEGKVEQGVKDSKSLSLPALRPSGAGPPVSERVNPQSRRESSLDILAPGRRRKNMSEFLGEASIPGQEPPAPSSCSLPVGSSGGTSSGSNESWKNRAASRFSGFFSSGPSTSAFGREVDKMEQLESKLHAYSLFGLPRMPRRLRFDHDSWEEEEEDDEEDEESSGLRLEDSWRELTDGHEKLTRRQCHQQEAVWELLHTEVSYIRKLRVITNLFLCCLLNLQESGLLCEVEAERLFSNIPEIARLHRGLWGSVMVPVLEKARRTRALLQPSDFLKGFKMFGSLFKPYIRYCMEEEGCMEYMRGLLRDNDLFRAYVTWAEKHQQCQRLKLSDMLAKPHQRLTKYPLLLKSVLRKTDEPRTKEAIVTMISSVERFIHHVNTCMRQRQERQRLAGVVSRIDAYEVVEGSNDEVDKLLKEFLHLDLTAPMPGTSPEETRQLLLEGSLRMKEGKDSKMDVYCFLFTDVLLVTKAVKKAERTKVIRPPLLVDKIVCRELRDPGSFLLIYLNEFHSAVGAYTFQASSQALCRSWVDTIYNAQNQLQQLRAQLCAQEHPGSQHLQSLEEEEDEQEEEEGEDSGTSAASSPTILRKSSNSLDSEHCASDGSTETLAMVVVEPGETLSSPEFEGGPFSSQSDETSLSNTASSVTPTSELLPLGPVDGRSCSMDSAYGTLSPTSLQDFVAPHPVVQPAPVPQTPSPQPSPRLRRRTPVQLLPHPPHLLKSKSEASLLQLLSGTATRVVPPAPSRSLSELCLITMTPGVRTQIPLQEGGPGWNGPGVCDPCHGPQLSESENRPSHGTGGPGPADSAGRRCREMPSGAVPRVQPEPPSGVSAQHRKLTLAQLYRIRTTLLLNSTLTAS, encoded by the exons ATGG AAGACCAGAGCCCTGCAGAGGAGAAGGGACTGCGCTGCCAGAACCCAGCCTGCATGGACAAGGGCCGGGCCGCCAAG GTATGCCATCATGCCGACTGCCAACAGCTGCACCACCGGGGGCCTCTCAACCTGTGTGAGACCTGTGATAGCAAGTTCCACAGCGCCATGCACTACGACGGGCATGTCCGATTTGACCTGCCCCCACCAG GCTCTGTCCTGGCCCGGAATGTTTCCACCCGTTCCTGTCCTCCCCGCACCAGCCCTGCTGCAgacctggaggaagaagaggaaggcgGTACCGACGGAAAAGG GGACCGGAAGAGCGCAGGCCTAAAAATCtctaagaagaaagcaaggaggcGGCACACGGAT GACCCTAGCAAGGAGTGCTTCACCTTGAAATTTGACCTGAACGTGGACGTCGAAACAGAAATTGTGCCAGCCATGAAGAAGAAGTCACTGGG GGAAGTGTTGCTGCCTGTGTTTGAGAGGAAGGGCATCGCGCTGGGCAAAGTGGACATCTACCTGGATCAATCCAACACACCCCTGTCCCTCACCTTCGAGGCCTACAGGTTTGGAGGACACTACCTGCGGGTCAAAG CCAAACCCGGGGACGAGGGCAAGGTGGAACAGGGAGTGAAGGATTCCAAGTCCCTCAGTCTACCAGCCCTGAGGCCCAGTGGGGCTGGGCCCCCCGTGTCGGAACGTGTGAACCCTCAGAGCCGCCGAGAGAGCAGTCTGGACATCTTG GCCCCTGGCCGCCGTCGCAAGAACATGTCTGAATTCCTGGGGGAGGCAAGCATCCCTGGGCAGGAGCCCCCTGCACCTTCCAGCTGTTCTCTGCCCGTTGGCAGCAGTGGGGGTACCAGCAGTGGCAGCAACGAGAGCTGGAAGAACCGGGCGGCCAGTCGCTTCAGCGGCTTCTTCAGCTCCGGCCCTAGCACCAGTGCCTTTGGCCGG GAGGTAGACAAGATGGAACAGCTGGAGAGCAAGCTACACGCCTACAGCCTTTTTGGACTACCCCGGATGCCCAGGAGGCTGCGCTTTGACCATGACtcctgggaggaggaagaggaagatgatgaggaggatgaagagagtTCAGGCCTGAGGCTGGAGGACAGCTGGAGGGAGCTCACTGACGGGCATGAG AAGCTGACCAGGCGGCAGTGCCACCAACAGGAGGCAGTGTGGGAACTCCTTCACACAGAAGTCTCCTACATCAGGAAACTACGTGTGATCACCAAC ctgTTCCTGTGTTGTCTTCTTAACCTGCAAGAGTCGGGGCTCCTGTGTGAG GTTGAGGCTGAGCGCTTGTTCAGCAACATCCCTGAGATCGCCAGGCTGCACCGCGGGCTGTGGGGCAGCGTGATGGTGCCGGTGCTGGAGAAGGCGCGGCGGACGCGGGCGCTGCTGCAGCCCAGCGACTTTCTCAAAGGCTTCAAGATG TTCGGCTCACTCTTCAAGCCATACATCCGATACTGTATGGAAGAGGAGGGCTGTATGGAGTACATGCGCGGCCTGCTGCGTGACAACGATCTGTTCCGGGCATATGTCACG TGGGCAGAGAAGCACCAGCAGTGCCAGCGGCTGAAGCTGAGTGACATGCTGGCCAAGCCCCACCAGCGGCTCACCAAATACCCACTGCTGCTCAAGTCGGTGCTGAGGAAGACGGATGAGCCCCGCACCAAGGAAGCCATCGTCACCATG ATCAGCTCTGTAGAACGCTTCATACACCACGTGAACACGTGCATGCGGCAGCGGCAGGAACGGCAGCGCCTGGCGGGGGTGGTGAGCCGGATTGATGCCTACGAGGTTGTGGAGGGCAGCAACGATGAGGTGGATAAG ctcctgaAGGAATTTCTACATCTGGACCTGACAGCACCCATGCCTGGAACCTCCCCGGAAGAGACCCGGCAGCTGCTGCTGGAAGGGAGCCTGAGGATGAAGGAGGGGAAAGATAGCAAG ATGGATGTGTACTGCTTCCTGTTCACTGACGTACTCTTGGTGACCAAGGCCgtgaagaaagcagagagaacgAAGGTCATCAGGCCACCGCTACTGGTGGACAAGATTGTGTGCCGGGAACTTCGGGACCCTG GTTCCTTCCTCCTCATCTACCTGAATGAGTTCCACAGTGCCGTGGGGGCCTACACTTTCCAGGCCAGCAGCCAGGCCTTGTGCCGGAGCTGGGTGGACACTATTTACAACGCACAG AACCAGCTGCAGCAGCTGCGGGCACAGCTGTGTGCACAGGAGCACCCAGGCAGCCAGCACTTGCAGAgcctggaagaggaggaggacgagcaggaggaggaggagggtgaagacAGCGGTACCTCAgctgccagctctcccaccatCCTTCGAAAGAGCAGCAACAGCCTCGACTCTGAGCACTG CGCCTCAGATGGCTCCACTGAGACTCTGGCCATGGTTGTGGTAGAGCCTGGGGAGACATTGTCTTCCCCAGAGTTTGAAGGTGGTCCCTTCAGCTCCCAGTCGGATGAGACCTCTCTTAGTAACACTGCTTCGTCGGTCACTCCCACCAGCGAGCTGCTGCCCCTGGGCCCCGTGGACGGCCGCTCTTGCTCCATGGACTCCGCCTACGGCACCCTATCCCCCACTTCCCTTCAAGACTTTGTGGCTCCACACCCCGTGGTCCAGCCAGCTCCTGTGCCTCAGaccccctctccccagccctcacccCGCCTCCGCCGTCGCACTCCTGTCCAGCTGCTCCCTCACCCGCCCCACCTGCTCAAGTCCAAATCCGAGGCTAGCCTCCTACAGTTACTGTCAGGAACCGCCACCCGCGTCGTGCCCCCGGCTCCCAGCCGCAGCCTGTCAGAACTGTGCCTGATCACTATGACCCCTGGGGTTAGGACTCAGATCCCCCTTCAGGAAGGTGGTCCTGGCTGGAATGGTCCAGGGGTGTGTGACCCCTGCCATGGCCCTCAATTGTCAGAATCTGAGAACAGACCCAGCCACGGGACTGGGGGACCTGGACCTGCAGATTCTGCCGGAAGGAGATGCAGAGAGATGCCTTCTGGGGCTGTGCCCAGGGTGCAGCCCGAACCTCCCTCAGGGGTCTCTGCTCAACACAGGAAGCTGACCCTGGCCCAGCTCTACCGGATCAGGACTACCCTGCTGCTTAACTCCACGCTCACTGCCTCGTGA
- the Plekhg5 gene encoding pleckstrin homology domain-containing family G member 5 isoform X3 — MEDQSPAEEKGLRCQNPACMDKGRAAKVCHHADCQQLHHRGPLNLCETCDSKFHSAMHYDGHVRFDLPPPGSVLARNVSTRSCPPRTSPAADLEEEEEGGTDGKGDRKSAGLKISKKKARRRHTDDPSKECFTLKFDLNVDVETEIVPAMKKKSLGEVLLPVFERKGIALGKVDIYLDQSNTPLSLTFEAYRFGGHYLRVKAKPGDEGKVEQGVKDSKSLSLPALRPSGAGPPVSERVNPQSRRESSLDILAPGRRRKNMSEFLGEASIPGQEPPAPSSCSLPVGSSGGTSSGSNESWKNRAASRFSGFFSSGPSTSAFGREVDKMEQLESKLHAYSLFGLPRMPRRLRFDHDSWEEEEEDDEEDEESSGLRLEDSWRELTDGHELTRRQCHQQEAVWELLHTEVSYIRKLRVITNLFLCCLLNLQESGLLCEVEAERLFSNIPEIARLHRGLWGSVMVPVLEKARRTRALLQPSDFLKGFKMFGSLFKPYIRYCMEEEGCMEYMRGLLRDNDLFRAYVTWAEKHQQCQRLKLSDMLAKPHQRLTKYPLLLKSVLRKTDEPRTKEAIVTMISSVERFIHHVNTCMRQRQERQRLAGVVSRIDAYEVVEGSNDEVDKLLKEFLHLDLTAPMPGTSPEETRQLLLEGSLRMKEGKDSKMDVYCFLFTDVLLVTKAVKKAERTKVIRPPLLVDKIVCRELRDPGSFLLIYLNEFHSAVGAYTFQASSQALCRSWVDTIYNAQNQLQQLRAQLCAQEHPGSQHLQSLEEEEDEQEEEEGEDSGTSAASSPTILRKSSNSLDSEHCASDGSTETLAMVVVEPGETLSSPEFEGGPFSSQSDETSLSNTASSVTPTSELLPLGPVDGRSCSMDSAYGTLSPTSLQDFVAPHPVVQPAPVPQTPSPQPSPRLRRRTPVQLLPHPPHLLKSKSEASLLQLLSGTATRVVPPAPSRSLSELCLITMTPGVRTQIPLQEGGPGWNGPGVCDPCHGPQLSESENRPSHGTGGPGPADSAGRRCREMPSGAVPRVQPEPPSGVSAQHRKLTLAQLYRIRTTLLLNSTLTASEV; from the exons ATGG AAGACCAGAGCCCTGCAGAGGAGAAGGGACTGCGCTGCCAGAACCCAGCCTGCATGGACAAGGGCCGGGCCGCCAAG GTATGCCATCATGCCGACTGCCAACAGCTGCACCACCGGGGGCCTCTCAACCTGTGTGAGACCTGTGATAGCAAGTTCCACAGCGCCATGCACTACGACGGGCATGTCCGATTTGACCTGCCCCCACCAG GCTCTGTCCTGGCCCGGAATGTTTCCACCCGTTCCTGTCCTCCCCGCACCAGCCCTGCTGCAgacctggaggaagaagaggaaggcgGTACCGACGGAAAAGG GGACCGGAAGAGCGCAGGCCTAAAAATCtctaagaagaaagcaaggaggcGGCACACGGAT GACCCTAGCAAGGAGTGCTTCACCTTGAAATTTGACCTGAACGTGGACGTCGAAACAGAAATTGTGCCAGCCATGAAGAAGAAGTCACTGGG GGAAGTGTTGCTGCCTGTGTTTGAGAGGAAGGGCATCGCGCTGGGCAAAGTGGACATCTACCTGGATCAATCCAACACACCCCTGTCCCTCACCTTCGAGGCCTACAGGTTTGGAGGACACTACCTGCGGGTCAAAG CCAAACCCGGGGACGAGGGCAAGGTGGAACAGGGAGTGAAGGATTCCAAGTCCCTCAGTCTACCAGCCCTGAGGCCCAGTGGGGCTGGGCCCCCCGTGTCGGAACGTGTGAACCCTCAGAGCCGCCGAGAGAGCAGTCTGGACATCTTG GCCCCTGGCCGCCGTCGCAAGAACATGTCTGAATTCCTGGGGGAGGCAAGCATCCCTGGGCAGGAGCCCCCTGCACCTTCCAGCTGTTCTCTGCCCGTTGGCAGCAGTGGGGGTACCAGCAGTGGCAGCAACGAGAGCTGGAAGAACCGGGCGGCCAGTCGCTTCAGCGGCTTCTTCAGCTCCGGCCCTAGCACCAGTGCCTTTGGCCGG GAGGTAGACAAGATGGAACAGCTGGAGAGCAAGCTACACGCCTACAGCCTTTTTGGACTACCCCGGATGCCCAGGAGGCTGCGCTTTGACCATGACtcctgggaggaggaagaggaagatgatgaggaggatgaagagagtTCAGGCCTGAGGCTGGAGGACAGCTGGAGGGAGCTCACTGACGGGCATGAG CTGACCAGGCGGCAGTGCCACCAACAGGAGGCAGTGTGGGAACTCCTTCACACAGAAGTCTCCTACATCAGGAAACTACGTGTGATCACCAAC ctgTTCCTGTGTTGTCTTCTTAACCTGCAAGAGTCGGGGCTCCTGTGTGAG GTTGAGGCTGAGCGCTTGTTCAGCAACATCCCTGAGATCGCCAGGCTGCACCGCGGGCTGTGGGGCAGCGTGATGGTGCCGGTGCTGGAGAAGGCGCGGCGGACGCGGGCGCTGCTGCAGCCCAGCGACTTTCTCAAAGGCTTCAAGATG TTCGGCTCACTCTTCAAGCCATACATCCGATACTGTATGGAAGAGGAGGGCTGTATGGAGTACATGCGCGGCCTGCTGCGTGACAACGATCTGTTCCGGGCATATGTCACG TGGGCAGAGAAGCACCAGCAGTGCCAGCGGCTGAAGCTGAGTGACATGCTGGCCAAGCCCCACCAGCGGCTCACCAAATACCCACTGCTGCTCAAGTCGGTGCTGAGGAAGACGGATGAGCCCCGCACCAAGGAAGCCATCGTCACCATG ATCAGCTCTGTAGAACGCTTCATACACCACGTGAACACGTGCATGCGGCAGCGGCAGGAACGGCAGCGCCTGGCGGGGGTGGTGAGCCGGATTGATGCCTACGAGGTTGTGGAGGGCAGCAACGATGAGGTGGATAAG ctcctgaAGGAATTTCTACATCTGGACCTGACAGCACCCATGCCTGGAACCTCCCCGGAAGAGACCCGGCAGCTGCTGCTGGAAGGGAGCCTGAGGATGAAGGAGGGGAAAGATAGCAAG ATGGATGTGTACTGCTTCCTGTTCACTGACGTACTCTTGGTGACCAAGGCCgtgaagaaagcagagagaacgAAGGTCATCAGGCCACCGCTACTGGTGGACAAGATTGTGTGCCGGGAACTTCGGGACCCTG GTTCCTTCCTCCTCATCTACCTGAATGAGTTCCACAGTGCCGTGGGGGCCTACACTTTCCAGGCCAGCAGCCAGGCCTTGTGCCGGAGCTGGGTGGACACTATTTACAACGCACAG AACCAGCTGCAGCAGCTGCGGGCACAGCTGTGTGCACAGGAGCACCCAGGCAGCCAGCACTTGCAGAgcctggaagaggaggaggacgagcaggaggaggaggagggtgaagacAGCGGTACCTCAgctgccagctctcccaccatCCTTCGAAAGAGCAGCAACAGCCTCGACTCTGAGCACTG CGCCTCAGATGGCTCCACTGAGACTCTGGCCATGGTTGTGGTAGAGCCTGGGGAGACATTGTCTTCCCCAGAGTTTGAAGGTGGTCCCTTCAGCTCCCAGTCGGATGAGACCTCTCTTAGTAACACTGCTTCGTCGGTCACTCCCACCAGCGAGCTGCTGCCCCTGGGCCCCGTGGACGGCCGCTCTTGCTCCATGGACTCCGCCTACGGCACCCTATCCCCCACTTCCCTTCAAGACTTTGTGGCTCCACACCCCGTGGTCCAGCCAGCTCCTGTGCCTCAGaccccctctccccagccctcacccCGCCTCCGCCGTCGCACTCCTGTCCAGCTGCTCCCTCACCCGCCCCACCTGCTCAAGTCCAAATCCGAGGCTAGCCTCCTACAGTTACTGTCAGGAACCGCCACCCGCGTCGTGCCCCCGGCTCCCAGCCGCAGCCTGTCAGAACTGTGCCTGATCACTATGACCCCTGGGGTTAGGACTCAGATCCCCCTTCAGGAAGGTGGTCCTGGCTGGAATGGTCCAGGGGTGTGTGACCCCTGCCATGGCCCTCAATTGTCAGAATCTGAGAACAGACCCAGCCACGGGACTGGGGGACCTGGACCTGCAGATTCTGCCGGAAGGAGATGCAGAGAGATGCCTTCTGGGGCTGTGCCCAGGGTGCAGCCCGAACCTCCCTCAGGGGTCTCTGCTCAACACAGGAAGCTGACCCTGGCCCAGCTCTACCGGATCAGGACTACCCTGCTGCTTAACTCCACGCTCACTGCCTC GGAGGTGTGA